From Aedes albopictus strain Foshan chromosome 1, AalbF5, whole genome shotgun sequence, one genomic window encodes:
- the LOC134288340 gene encoding uncharacterized protein LOC134288340 — translation MLQTVKSNHSLPITRQVLWSDSQTVLSWIRSDQHKYKQFVAFRIGEIVELTTASDWRYVPSDKNIADVVTKWGSGPPVTSNSPWFNGPLFLYEPESMWPAQMGVIVDVPDEKKACVLFHDASFASPLINVQVTSCWGRLIRIAASVIRFIENCRRKVKGQPILVLQAHRSLEGLIRRDVEQILQPMRQEELQFGEKVLLKQAQREGFLEEIEVLENKRDSNSTANIRKSCCLYQLHPILDADGLIRMDGRLALSEAIPFDQKFPIILPRRHTVTALIIQSYHEKFGHGNRETVFNELRQRFYIPKLRSMIKSVTKDCSWCRVNRCQPKVPLMAPLPVQRVTPPFRPFCSVGVDYLGPVEVSIGRRREKRWIALFTCLAVRAVHLEVVHNLTTEACLMAIRRFICRRGSPNEFFSDNGTNSRAPTTK, via the coding sequence ATGTTGCAAACAGTCAAATCTAATCATTCGCTGCCCATCACACGACAAGTTTTGTGGAGCGACTCCCAGACGGTGCTGAGTTGGATTCGGTCTGATCAGCATAAATACAAGCAGTTTGTAGCTTTTCGGATCGGAGAAATCGTAGAGCTAACCACTGCCAGTGACTGGAGATATGTGCCCTCGGATAAAAATATCGCAGACGTCGTGACAAAATGGGGATCCGGTCCACCTGTGACATCAAATAGTCCGTGGTTTAACGGACCTCTGTTCCTGTACGAGCCGGAAAGCATGTGGCCTGCACAAATGGGAGTGATTGTTGACGTTCCGGACGAAAAGAAAGCCTGCGTGCTGTTTCACGATGCGTCGTTTGCAAGCCCGTTGATCAACGTACAAGTAACGTCGTGTTGGGGAAGACTAATTCGGATCGCCGCCAGCGTCATTCGATTCATCGAAAACTGTCGCAGAAAAGTAAAAGGCCAGCCCATTTTAGTGTTGCAAGCTCACCGTTCACTGGAAGGCCTAATAAGGAGAGATGtagaacaaattcttcaacctaTGCGTCAAGAAGAACTTCAATTTGGTGAAAAGGTTCTATTGAAACAGGCGCAACGCGAAGGCTTCCTGGAAGAGATTGAAGTATTGGAAAACAAACGGGATTCCAATTCAACAGCGAACATTAGGAAATCATGTTGTCTCTACCAATTGCATCCAATTCTCGATGCTGATGGACTAATCCGAATGGATGGCAGATTAGCCTTGTCGGAGGCGATTCCCTTCGACCAGAAGTTTCCAATAATATTACCTAGGCGGCACACGGTCACAGCGCTGATCATACAGAGTTATCACGAAAAGTTTGGTCACGGAAATCGAGAAACCGTATTCAACGAGCTACGTCAACGCTTCTACATTCCGAAGCTGCGGTCGATGATCAAATCAGTTACGAAAGACTGTAGTTGGTGCCGCGTAAACAGGTGTCAACCAAAGGTTCCGTTGATGGCACCTCTTCCTGTCCAGCGTGTCACTCCACCATTTCGGCCTTTCTGCTCGGTCGGAGTAGATTATCTTGGTCCTGTAGAGGTATCCATAGGTCGACGAAGGGAGAAAAGATGGATCGCTTTGTTCACTTGCCTGGCCGTGAGGGCAGTTCATCTAGAAGTAGTGCATAACTTGACTACAGAAGCATGTCTGATGGCGATCAGACGGTTCATCTGCAGGAGAGGCTCGCCAAACGAGTTCTTTTCAGATAATGGGACAAACTCAAGGGCGCCCACAACGAAATGA
- the LOC134288339 gene encoding uncharacterized protein LOC134288339: MTACAACTMTSDTDEGMVGCDGCNNWYHYRCVGVDELDIRKQENWFCPTEACQKAEEALAKKLEENRKKGSRGKKALGVDDASDKSSAKSDRQSGSSFEKKLKALEKEQRAKEREIEEERQLWEKRMAMEKILKEKRLRMETEMRQREMKQEEELLEKALREQQQHLDRMERMRKSYQEKMSEVQEKLDTSGLRNKWLEKKQGFVERMGSLSLQEQAGGSKGRRSEKNVKMPDPEDQEEEESEEEISEEESEDQSSSEEDEDCGSEESEDENAIKKKHKKRISKKLVSHGLGRHSAGPTKAQLAARNGLSRKLPIFSGKPEEWPLFIGSYEASNEACGYNDVENLVRLQECLKGSALESVRGQLLLPKSVPKVIEKLRQLYGRPEQLLQFHLEKVNRLDSPKADRLETFIPFGNAVEQLCDHLEAADLKQHLINPLLLQNLLDKLPSPDKREWVRYKSSKKKVNLRTFSDFLSRIVSEACEANACGAVQRNDGRTVKSGRGGMREHGAVYVHSTSVNPSGSTPLGNPPTGSVKPCRVCKRTDHRLRFCQDFKALSFSDRMKVVEKGKLCQVCLNDHGNAPCKFKIRCNVVECGERHHPLLHPFESRIVMNTHFHVQGAILFRMVPVTLHCGNRMVSTLAFLDEGASITLVERSLTDRLGAVGVHEPLTITWTADVTRDERSSTKMNLWVSGSDGKILLKAVQTVKQLLLPKQCVDATAMKAAYRYLRDVPFSSFSSQRPGMLIGLNNLHAITPMETKLGQPGEPIAVKSKLGWAVYGPTKNPQQGRNFVGYHHEVSNEELHNLLREQYALEESVVAVPQESKEEKRAREIMERTTVRVGDRFEIGMLWKSDEPKFPNSYPMAVRRMKQLEQRLRKTPDLFDNVRMQIVEYQQKGYAHQATPQELARFDPSSSWFLPINFVLNPKKPGKVRLVWDAAATVDGVSLNSQLLTGPDLLTPLPSVIYRFRERPIGFGGDIKEMYHQLLIREADKCVQLFLFRNSPDAPPSVYVVDVATFGSKCSPSQAQYVKTVMQGSIRNSFQRPQLQ; this comes from the coding sequence ATGACTGCCTGTGCCGCCTGCACGATGACATCGGATACCGATGAAGGAATGGTTGGTTGCGATGGGTGCAATAACTGGTACCACTACCGGTGTGTTGGCGTGGACGAATTGGACATCCGCAAGCAGGAAAACTGGTTCTGCCCAACGGAAGCTTGCCAGAAAGCGGAGGAAGCACTGGCAAAGAAGTTGGAAGAGAACCGAAAGAAAGGATCTAGAGGTAAGAAGGCTCTGGGGGTGGATGATGCGTCTGATAAGTCTAGTGCCAAGTCGGATCGACAATCCGGCTCGTCATTCGAGAAGAAGCTGAAGGCGCTGGAAAAGGAGCAACGGGCAAAGGAAAGAGAGATTGAAGAGGAACGCCAACTCTGGGAGAAGCGGATGGCAATGGAAAAGATCCTGAAGGAGAAAAGGCTGCGTATGGAAACCGAAATGCGGCAGCGAGAAATGAAACAGGAAGAAGAACTGTTGGAAAAGGCGTTACGAGAGCAGCAACAGCACTTGGACCGAATGGAACGCATGCGAAAAAGTTACCAGGAGAAGATGTCAGAAGTGCAGGAGAAACTGGATACTTCCGGTTTGAGAAACAAATGGCTGGAGAAGAAGCAGGGGTTTGTAGAGCGCATGGGATCACTCTCGCTGCAGGAGCAAGCAGGAGGATCAAAGGGAAGACGAAGTGAGAAGAACGTTAAGATGCCTGATCCGGAagaccaagaagaagaagagagcGAAGAAGAGATTTCGGAAGAGGAGAGCGAGGATCAAAGCAGCAGTGAAGAAGACGAAGATTGTGGAAGTGAGGAGTCCGAAGATGAGAACGCGATAAAAAAGAAGCACAAGAAACGAATTAGCAAGAAGTTAGTATCCCACGGGCTGGGGCGGCATTCAGCTGGGCCTACAAAAGCACAATTAGCGGCGCGGAACGGGTTATCTAGGAAGCTTCCCATATTTTCCGGGAAGCCTGAAGAGTGGCCTCTTTTCATAGGTAGCTACGAAGCATCAAACGAGGCGTGTGGGTACAATGACGTCGAGAACCTCGTACGGCTACAAGAATGCCTTAAAGGATCGGCTTTAGAAAGTGTTCGTGGACAGTTGTTGCTGCCGAAATCGGTGCCGAAAGTGATTGAGAAACTGCGTCAACTCTACGGACGTCCTGAACAACTTTTACAATTTCACCTGGAAAAGGTTAATCGGTTGGACTCCCCAAAAGCCGATAGATTGGAGACATTTATCCCTTTCGGAAATGCGGTGGAGCAGCTTTGTGACCACCTAGAAGCTGCTGACTTGAAGCAACATCTTATCAATCCATTGCTGCTTCAGAATCTGTTGGACAAACTGCCGTCACCAGATAAGAGGGAGTGGGTTCGGTACAAAAGCAGCAAGAAGAAGGTGAATTTGAGAACCTTTTCCGATTTCCTATCGCGAATTGTGTCGGAGGCTTGCGAAGCAAATGCATGTGGTGCAGTACAAAGGAACGATGGCCGAACAGTGAAGTCCGGCAGAGGAGGAATGAGGGAACATGGCGCAGTCTACGTCCATAGCACGTCCGTCAACCCAAGTGGCAGCACTCCCCTTGGGAATCCTCCAACCGGAAGTGTAAAGCCCTGCAGAGTTTGCAAGCGAACGGATCATCGGTTACGGTTCTGCCAAGACTTTAAAGCACTATCTTTCAGTGACCGAATGAAAGTTGTCGAGAAAGGTAAACTTTGCCAAGTTTGTCTAAACGATCATGGAAATGCACCGTGTAAATTCAAAATTCGTTGTAATGTCGTAGAATGCGGAGAACGTCATCATCCTCTTCTACATCCGTTTGAATCAAGAATTGTCATGAACACTCACTTCCATGTCCAAGGTGCTATACTGTTCCGGATGGTACCTGTTACATTGCACTGCGGCAATCGCATGGTGAGCACTTTGGCGTTCTTGGACGAAGGAGCGTCAATTACTTTGGTGGAGCGTTCGTTAACCGATAGATTAGGTGCAGTAGGAGTTCACGAACCGCTTACGATCACCTGGACAGCAGACGTTACAAGAGACGAAAGAAGCTCAACGAAAATGAACCTGTGGGTATCCGGAAGTGATGGGAAAATTCTGCTGAAGGCAGTACAGACAGTAAAGCAATTGTTATTGCCAAAGCAGTGTGTAGACGCGACAGCAATGAAGGCAGCATACAGGTATCTACGCGATGTCCCATTTTCATCCTTTTCAAGTCAGCGGCCGGGTATGCTAATTGGACTTAACAACCTACACGCTATCACGCCAATGGAAACGAAACTTGGCCAGCCTGGAGAGCCTATCGCTGTAAAATCGAAACTCGGTTGGGCAGTATACGGACCGACAAAAAATCCACAGCAAGGACGGAATTTTGTCGGATATCATCACGAAGTTTCAAATGAAGAGCTGCATAATCTTCTGAGGGAGCAGTACGCACTAGAAGAGTCCGTAGTGGCCGTACCACAGGAGTCAAAGGAAGAAAAACGAGCTCGTGAAATCATGGAGCGGACAACAGTTCGTGTGGGCGATCGGTTTGAGATTGGTATGCTTTGGAAAAGTGACGAACCGAAGTTTCCAAACAGTTATCCCATGGCGGTGCGCCGCATGAAGCAGCTGGAGCAACGTTTAAGGAAGACACCAGACTTGTTCGACAACGTACGCATGCAGATCGTAGAATACCAGCAAAAAGGGTATGCGCATCAGGCAACGCCACAAGAATTAGCGAGATTTGACCCGAGTTCATCGTGGTTTCTCCCTATTAACTTCGTGTTGAACCCGAAAAAGCCAGGGAAAGTGCGATTGGTATGGGATGCAGCGGCAACAGTGGACGGCGTTTCACTCAATTCCCAGCTGCTGACAGGCCCGGATTTGCTCACCCCGTTACCAAGCGTTATCTATCGTTTCCGAGAACGACCAATTGGATTTGGAGGCGATATTAAGGAAATGTATCACCAGCTATTAATCCGAGAAGCCGATAAATGCGTTCAACTGTTCTTGTTCCGAAATTCACCGGACGCGCCTCCTAGCGTATATGTTGTGGACGTCGCTACGTTTGGATCAAAATGCTCTCCGAGTCAAGCACAGTATGTAAAAACCGTAATGCAAGGGAGTATTCGGAACAGTTTCCAGAGGCCGCAGTTGCAATAG